The Bos indicus isolate NIAB-ARS_2022 breed Sahiwal x Tharparkar chromosome 28, NIAB-ARS_B.indTharparkar_mat_pri_1.0, whole genome shotgun sequence genome has a window encoding:
- the TMEM72 gene encoding transmembrane protein 72: MKQQVFWTGLEYTCRLLGITTAAVLIGVGTETFLRGEFKSLAFYLLFTGAAVSVSEGAYFVAQLLSVCFQCQPGSLAYRAREKARWLGCFQRFLAYMLLSVACFLHPVLVWHVTIPGSMLIITGLAYFLLSKRKKSKPAAEVLAPPEQYTDPSSSVVSTTGSGDTEQTYTFHGALKEGPGSLFIHMKSILKGTRKPSALQHPDTPTELPLEPAGSLAKKQVQFEDSVVRISPALAEGPDDGDSEPEETTSDTTPIIPPP; the protein is encoded by the exons TGCTGATCGGCGTGGGCACTGAGACCTTCCTCCGGGGAGAGTTCAAGAGCCTGGCTTTCTACCTGCT CTTTACAGGAGCCGCCGTCTCCGTGAGTGAAGGGGCCtactttgtggctcagctgctgtCTGTCTGCTTCCA GTGCCAACCAGGGTCCCTGGCCTACAGAGCAAGAGAGAAGGCCCGCTGGCTGGGCTGCTTCCAGAGGTTCCTGGCCTACATGCTGCTCTCGGTGGCCTGCTTCCTCCACCCTGTCCTGGTCTGGCATGTGACTATCCCAG GCTCTATGCTCATCATCACCGGTCTGGCCTACTTCCTGCTGAGCAAGCGGAAAAAGAGCAAACCTGCAGCAGAAGTGCTGGCCCCTCCTGAGCAGTACACAGACCCCTCCAGCAGCGTGGTGAGCACCACCGGTTCTGGGGACACCGAGCAGACCTACACCTTCCACGGAGCCCTCAAGGAGGGACCTGGCTCCCTCTTCATCCACATGAAGAGCATCCTGAAGGGGACGAGGAAGCCCAGTGCGCTCCAGCACCCAGACACACCGACGGAGCTGCCTCTGGAGCCAGCTGGCTCGCTGGCCAAGAAGCAGGTGCAGTTTGAGGACAGCGTGGTGAGAATCAGCCCGGCCCTGGCAGAAGGCCCGGATGATGGGGACAGCGAGCCGGAGGAGACCACCTCTGACACCACCCCCATCATCCCGCCCCCCTAG